In a single window of the Planctomycetia bacterium genome:
- a CDS encoding DUF1579 family protein yields MFSQSAVSEDKPGGAPDPEMMKQMMEGMKRWIETTKPGKHHKVLDSHAGTWDVTFRMWMDPSAPPMETKGVSEVKWIMGKRFLLEEYKGEMLMPDETGMQMKKVPYEGMGTLGYDVYRNMYTGTWLSNLQTNVLTMNGSMEPGSKVLRMFGEMDEPMLNVIGRTVKYVTTIKDKDTRMFECFDLHASDTHRVFEIEYKRKK; encoded by the coding sequence ATGTTCAGTCAATCGGCGGTTTCCGAGGACAAGCCGGGCGGCGCGCCGGACCCGGAAATGATGAAGCAGATGATGGAAGGGATGAAGCGCTGGATCGAGACGACCAAGCCCGGCAAGCATCACAAGGTGCTCGATTCCCACGCTGGAACGTGGGACGTCACGTTCCGCATGTGGATGGACCCGTCGGCGCCGCCCATGGAGACGAAGGGCGTGTCCGAGGTGAAGTGGATCATGGGCAAGCGGTTCCTTCTCGAAGAATACAAGGGCGAGATGCTCATGCCTGATGAGACGGGCATGCAGATGAAGAAAGTCCCTTACGAAGGCATGGGCACGCTGGGGTACGACGTTTATCGCAACATGTACACTGGCACGTGGCTGTCGAATCTTCAGACAAACGTGCTGACCATGAACGGCAGCATGGAGCCGGGCAGCAAGGTACTTCGAATGTTCGGCGAGATGGATGAGCCGATGCTGAATGTCATCGGTCGAACGGTCAAGTATGTGACGACCATCAAAGACAAGGACACGCGGATGTTCGAGTGCTTCGATCTTCATGCCTCTGACACACACCGGGTCTTTGAGATCGAGTACAAGCGCAAGAAATAG
- a CDS encoding VOC family protein — protein MAGKVNPIPEGFNSVTPHIVVKGAKAAMEFYKKAFGAEEVMCIPAPDGSVMHAEIQLGNSRVMIAEENPQMGCQSPKSLGGSPITVHLYVNDVDSVVNQAVKAGATSVMPITDMFWGDRYGMVTDPFGHKWSVATHTEDLTPEQIGERMAKAFAGGGCGA, from the coding sequence ATGGCAGGCAAGGTAAACCCGATTCCAGAGGGATTTAACTCGGTCACGCCTCACATCGTCGTGAAGGGCGCCAAGGCGGCGATGGAGTTTTACAAGAAGGCCTTCGGCGCGGAGGAAGTCATGTGCATTCCCGCGCCGGACGGCTCGGTCATGCATGCCGAGATCCAACTTGGGAATTCGCGCGTCATGATCGCGGAAGAGAACCCGCAGATGGGCTGTCAGTCACCCAAGAGCCTCGGGGGCTCGCCGATCACGGTTCATCTTTACGTCAATGACGTCGATTCGGTGGTGAATCAGGCGGTGAAGGCGGGGGCAACGTCGGTCATGCCCATTACCGACATGTTCTGGGGCGACCGGTACGGCATGGTTACCGATCCGTTCGGTCACAAGTGGTCAGTGGCGACGCATACGGAAGACCTGACTCCGGAGCAGATCGGCGAGCGGATGGCCAAGGCCTTCGCCGGCGGCGGTTGCGGCGCATAA